A single window of Doryrhamphus excisus isolate RoL2022-K1 chromosome 5, RoL_Dexc_1.0, whole genome shotgun sequence DNA harbors:
- the adcyap1r1b gene encoding pituitary adenylate cyclase-activating polypeptide type I receptor isoform X1, whose product MSTPHFDLLFFIFFLLLPLVPSQQALSNCVIKREEDKCLEMMALDESGNDPEFGCPWMWDNLTCWEPARIGDVVEVNCPELFSQFMSEEDFELGKVSRNCTEFGWSETFPHYVDACLYEGNSSHPDMYYLSVKALYTVGYSTSLVSLTTAMVILCRFRKLHCTRNFIHMNLFVSFILRAISVFIKDGVLYAKEDSEHCFIHTLECRAVMVFFHYCVLSNYFWLFIEGLYLFTLLVETFFPEKRYFYWYIIIGWGTPTLCVTIWAVLRLHFDDIGCWDMNDNAVIWWVIKGPVLASIMINFVLFIGIIIILVQKLQSPDIGGNESSIYLRLARSTLLLIPLFGIHYTVFAFSPENVSKRERLVFELGLGSFQGFVVAVLYCFLNGEYLPQGAIGDQEEMAQLDGEQILCCGPEAPTPFACEQRSERGDATFHPEQEQLPDPNVQPAGRESGHLIGHAGNAATGVDVASGSDVNKPTTPILIPMTDLLNHDPDPNPESTLTTQQASR is encoded by the exons ATGTCAACTCCTCACTTTGACCTGTTGTTCTTCATCTTCTTTCTCCTTTTGCCGCTG GTTCCAAGCCAGCAGGCCCTCTCCAACTGTGTCATCAAGAGGGAAGAGGATAAATGCTTGGAAATGATGGCCTTGGATGAGTCTGGAAATGATCCCGAATTTG GGTGTCCATGGATGTGGGACAACCTGACATGCTGGGAACCTGCCCGGATTGGAGACGTGGTCGAGGTCAACTGTCCTGAACTCTTCTCCCAGTTCATGAGTGAGGAAGACTTTG AGCTGGGGAAGGTCAGTCGTAACTGCACTGAGTTTGGCTGGTCCGAGACCTTCCCTCACTACGTCGACGCTTGTTTATACGAAGGGAACAGCAGTCATCCG GACATGTACTACCTGTCGGTGAAGGCTTTGTATACTGTTGGCTACAGCACGTCTTTGGTGTCCCTCACCACAGCCATGGTCATCCTGTGCAGGTTCAG GAAGCTGCACTGTACCAGGAATTTCATCCACATGAATCTATTTGTGTCATTCATCTTGAGAGCTATTTCCGTCTTCATCAAAGATGGCGTCTTATACGCCAAGGAGGACAGCGAGCACTGCTTCATCCACACT CTGGAGTGTCGGGCGGTGATGGTGTTCTTCCACTACTGCGTCCTGTCCAACTACTTCTGGCTGTTCATCGAGGGTCTTTATCTCTTCACCTTACTGGTGGAGACCTTCTTTCCAGAAAAGAGATATTTCTACTGGTACATCATCATTGGCTGGG GAACCCCCACCCTGTGTGTGACCATCTGGGCAGTGCTGAGGCTGCATTTTGATGACATCGG CTGCTGGGACATGAATGACAATGCTGTCATCTGGTGGGTGATCAAGGGACCCGTGCTGGCTTCCATTATG ATCAACTTTGTCCTCTTTATTgggatcatcatcatcctcgttCAGAAATTGCAGTCCCCGGATATCGGAGGAAATGAGTCCAGTATATACCT GAGACTGGCACGTTCCACTCTGCTGCTAATTCCCCTCTTTGGGATCCACTACACCGTCTTCGCTTTCTCCCCCGAGAACGTCAGCAAGAGAGAGCGGCTGGTGTTTGAGCTCGGCCTGGGATCCTTCCAG GGCTTCGTGGTGGCCGTCCTCTACTGCTTTCTCAATGGAGAG TATCTCCCTCAAGGTGCAATCGGAGATCAAGAGGAAATGGCGCAGCTGGACGGTGAACAGATACTTTGCTGTGGACCTGAAGCACCGACACCCTTCGCTTGCGAGCAGCGGAGTGAACGGGGGGACGCAACTTTCCATCCTGAGCAAGAGCAGCTCCCAGATCCGAATGTCCAGCCTGCAGGCCGAGAGTCCGGCCACTTGATCGGCCACGCCGGGAACGCCGCGACCGGCGTCGATGTCGCCTCTGGATCTGACGTCAACAAACCTACGACACCCATCCTAATCCCGATGACCGACCTCCTCAACCATGATCCGGACCCCAACCCGGAAAGCACACTTACAACCCAACAGGCTTCAAGGTGA
- the adcyap1r1b gene encoding pituitary adenylate cyclase-activating polypeptide type I receptor isoform X2, translating to MSTPHFDLLFFIFFLLLPLVPSQQALSNCVIKREEDKCLEMMALDESGNDPEFGCPWMWDNLTCWEPARIGDVVEVNCPELFSQFMSEEDFELGKVSRNCTEFGWSETFPHYVDACLYEGNSSHPDMYYLSVKALYTVGYSTSLVSLTTAMVILCRFRKLHCTRNFIHMNLFVSFILRAISVFIKDGVLYAKEDSEHCFIHTLECRAVMVFFHYCVLSNYFWLFIEGLYLFTLLVETFFPEKRYFYWYIIIGWGTPTLCVTIWAVLRLHFDDIGCWDMNDNAVIWWVIKGPVLASIMINFVLFIGIIIILVQKLQSPDIGGNESSIYLRLARSTLLLIPLFGIHYTVFAFSPENVSKRERLVFELGLGSFQGFVVAVLYCFLNGEVQSEIKRKWRSWTVNRYFAVDLKHRHPSLASSGVNGGTQLSILSKSSSQIRMSSLQAESPAT from the exons ATGTCAACTCCTCACTTTGACCTGTTGTTCTTCATCTTCTTTCTCCTTTTGCCGCTG GTTCCAAGCCAGCAGGCCCTCTCCAACTGTGTCATCAAGAGGGAAGAGGATAAATGCTTGGAAATGATGGCCTTGGATGAGTCTGGAAATGATCCCGAATTTG GGTGTCCATGGATGTGGGACAACCTGACATGCTGGGAACCTGCCCGGATTGGAGACGTGGTCGAGGTCAACTGTCCTGAACTCTTCTCCCAGTTCATGAGTGAGGAAGACTTTG AGCTGGGGAAGGTCAGTCGTAACTGCACTGAGTTTGGCTGGTCCGAGACCTTCCCTCACTACGTCGACGCTTGTTTATACGAAGGGAACAGCAGTCATCCG GACATGTACTACCTGTCGGTGAAGGCTTTGTATACTGTTGGCTACAGCACGTCTTTGGTGTCCCTCACCACAGCCATGGTCATCCTGTGCAGGTTCAG GAAGCTGCACTGTACCAGGAATTTCATCCACATGAATCTATTTGTGTCATTCATCTTGAGAGCTATTTCCGTCTTCATCAAAGATGGCGTCTTATACGCCAAGGAGGACAGCGAGCACTGCTTCATCCACACT CTGGAGTGTCGGGCGGTGATGGTGTTCTTCCACTACTGCGTCCTGTCCAACTACTTCTGGCTGTTCATCGAGGGTCTTTATCTCTTCACCTTACTGGTGGAGACCTTCTTTCCAGAAAAGAGATATTTCTACTGGTACATCATCATTGGCTGGG GAACCCCCACCCTGTGTGTGACCATCTGGGCAGTGCTGAGGCTGCATTTTGATGACATCGG CTGCTGGGACATGAATGACAATGCTGTCATCTGGTGGGTGATCAAGGGACCCGTGCTGGCTTCCATTATG ATCAACTTTGTCCTCTTTATTgggatcatcatcatcctcgttCAGAAATTGCAGTCCCCGGATATCGGAGGAAATGAGTCCAGTATATACCT GAGACTGGCACGTTCCACTCTGCTGCTAATTCCCCTCTTTGGGATCCACTACACCGTCTTCGCTTTCTCCCCCGAGAACGTCAGCAAGAGAGAGCGGCTGGTGTTTGAGCTCGGCCTGGGATCCTTCCAG GGCTTCGTGGTGGCCGTCCTCTACTGCTTTCTCAATGGAGAG GTGCAATCGGAGATCAAGAGGAAATGGCGCAGCTGGACGGTGAACAGATACTTTGCTGTGGACCTGAAGCACCGACACCCTTCGCTTGCGAGCAGCGGAGTGAACGGGGGGACGCAACTTTCCATCCTGAGCAAGAGCAGCTCCCAGATCCGAATGTCCAGCCTGCAGGCCGAGAGTCCGGCCACTTGA